The genomic DNA TTTTACACATATATATTTTTATATTAAATTATCATTTAACAAAATACTTTATACATATATTGATAAAAAAGTAATACTTTTAGTATTACGAAAATAAATCCAGATATTATAGCAATAGGGATTCCATTGATAAAAAAGTAATACTTTTAGTATTACTGCAGGCTGTAGACAAAGAGAGGAGAAAATTATCTCCTCTCTTTGTTTATATAAAATTATTTCTTATAAATTTTCAAGAATTAAAATATCGTGTTTATCTTTTTCTCTTAATTCATATCCAGTGTGAAAAATTTTTTGTCCTTTTAAAGATATACAAGGAATTATTTTCCCTTCAAAACTCACACTATCAAAATAATCTTTTTCAAATTCATACCAACCGCCTTCTAAATTAGCTTGTTTTGATGTTCCGTCAGTTGCTAGAATAAATGGGTGAATGTCTAAATATCCAAGTTCATCACTATAAAGTTCTATTCTAACAGGACTCCAATCAGTATCTATTCTATAACCTATTTTTAAAAGTATTTCTAGTAATTTCTCTGTATATTTTTCATCAAAATCAATATCAATATCTCTATGAGGTCTTGTCTGTCTTCCTGCTAAAATATCTACTCCCCAACCTCCATCAAGCCAATATGTAATTCCTATACTTTCAAATAGCTCAATTATTTTCATTAAATCTTCTTTTGTTGTTATTTCTTTTCTAGTCATATAATCCTCCTATAAATAC from Fusobacterium sp. SYSU M8D902 includes the following:
- a CDS encoding aminoglycoside adenylyltransferase, which codes for MTRKEITTKEDLMKIIELFESIGITYWLDGGWGVDILAGRQTRPHRDIDIDFDEKYTEKLLEILLKIGYRIDTDWSPVRIELYSDELGYLDIHPFILATDGTSKQANLEGGWYEFEKDYFDSVSFEGKIIPCISLKGQKIFHTGYELREKDKHDILILENL